In Vigna unguiculata cultivar IT97K-499-35 chromosome 3, ASM411807v1, whole genome shotgun sequence, a single genomic region encodes these proteins:
- the LOC114175991 gene encoding thioredoxin-like protein AAED1, chloroplastic — translation MATLQSLPPAFRPSIPAPNSHSFPAATPLNYSPKFIGSKGLSVGFRHSIISPRVSNAQYSPQIAETLSDVSIFTASGEPVRFSDLWDQKQGVAVVALLRHFGCPCCWELASALKESKARFDSAGVKLIAVGIGTPDKARMLANRLPFPMDCLYADPDRKAYDVLNLYYGFGRTFFNPASTKVFSRFDALQKAVKNYTIEATPDDRSGVLQQGGMFVFRGKELLYARKDEGTGDHAPLDDVFNVCCKAPVA, via the exons ATGGCAACTCTGCAATCTCTGCCACCTGCTTTCCGTCCATCAATTCCAGCCCCAAATTCTCACTCTTTTCCGGCAGCCACTCCCTTAAATTATTCCCCCAAATTCATTGGCTCAAAGGGTCTCAGTGTGGGCTTCAGACACTCTATAATTTCTCCAAGGGTTTCCAATGCCCAGTATAGTCCCCAAATCGCGGAAACTCTCAGTGATGTTAGCATTTTTACCGCTTCGGGCGAGCCAGTAAGGTTCAGTGATCTCTGGGACCAGAAACAG GGAGTAGCTGTTGTGGCACTGTTGAGGCACTTTGGATGCCCGTGCTG CTGGGAATTGGCTTCAGCCTTGAAAGAGTCCAAAGCAAGGTTTGATTCAGCTGGTGTCAAACTAATTGCAGTGGGTATTGGTACTCCCGACAAAGCCCGCATGCTTGCTAATCGA ttacCATTTCCAATGGATTGTCTTTATGCTGACCCGGATCGCAAG GCATATGATGTTTTGAACCTTTACTATGGTTTTGGCCGAACTTTCTTTAATCCAGCCAGT ACAAAGGTATTTTCTAGATTTGATGCTCTGCAGAAAGCTGTCAAGAACTATACAATTGAAGCCACTCCAGATGATAGAAGTGGTGTGTTGCAGCAG GGAGGGATGTTTGTGTTCAGAGGAAAGGAGCTTCTGTATGCAAGGAAAGACGAAGGGACAGGTGATCATGCCCCCTTAGATGATGTTTTTAATGTCTGCTGCAAAGCTCCGGTTGCCTAA
- the LOC114178922 gene encoding basic leucine zipper 4-like yields MLTTLPPSDPLVGNPFSAFSVDFTAWEDDSHHLLSPKPVTSSSGSDKPEPETAEPDQPVVSVVDERKLRRMISNRESARRSRMRKQRHLENLRNQLNKCRVENRELNNRLQFVLHHCNRLRNENEWLRSQRTLLLQKVANLTQILIFQQFQQPISPAWTCNTSLIPINQVN; encoded by the coding sequence ATGCTCACCACCCTCCCTCCCTCCGACCCCCTCGTGGGCAACCCATTCTCCGCCTTCTCTGTCGACTTCACCGCCTGGGAGGACGACTCCCACCACCTCCTCTCCCCCAAACCCGTCACTTCCAGCTCCGGCTCCGACAAACCGGAGCCGGAGACAGCTGAACCGGACCAACCGGTGGTGTCGGTGGTGGACGAGCGGAAACTCCGGCGCATGATATCGAACCGCGAATCTGCCCGCAGGTCTCGCATGCGAAAACAGAGACACCTGGAGAACCTTCGGAACCAGTTGAACAAGTGCAGGGTCGAAAACCGGGAACTGAATAACCGGTTGCAGTTCGTCCTGCACCACTGTAACCGCCTCCGTAACGAAAACGAATGGCTCCGGTCCCAGCGAACCCTCCTCCTCCAAAAAGTCGCCAACTTAACCCAAATTTTGATTTTCCAACAATTCCAACAACCCATCTCCCCTGCATGGACATGCAACACTTCGCTCATCCCAATTAATCAAGTTAATTAA